GTACCTATTCCTTTTTCCTTCAGGAAATCTGCCAGCTCATCTCTTTTTTCAGCTCTGATTGTATACTGGTGGAAAACATGAGTGCGGCCGGGTTTTGTTATTACAGGTACGATCCCTGAAATGCCTTTGAGTCCGGCTGAAAGCATGGCTGCGTTTTTCTGCCTGGCGGCTGTAAACCCATCCAGTTTTTCGAGCTGGACAAGCCCGATTGCTGCTGCAATATCAGTCATGCGCAGATTAAAGCCAAGCATTTCGTGCAGGTAGCGAATTTTTGAGCCGTGAGCCCTGATCATTTTTGCTTTTTCTGCGATTTCCCTGTCACTGGTTGTGATCATCCCGCCTTCACTCGTTGTCATGTTTTTGGTCGGATAGAAGCTGAATCCTCCTGTGCCAAAACTGCCAACTTTTTTCCCGAGGTATTCTGCTCCATGGGACTGACAGGCATCTTCGATCACGACAAGTTTGCGGTCTTCAGCTATTTCCATTATAGCTTTCATATCTGCAGACTGCCCGTAAAGGTGAACAGGCATAATGGCTTTTGTTTTTGAAGTAATCTTTTCCTGGATTCTATCGGGATCTATATTGTATGTATCCGATTCAATGTCTACAAAAACAGGTTTTGCCCCGGTGTAAAGGATGCTGTTCGCAGTGGCAATAAATGTGAAAGGGCTTGTAATTACTTCGTCCCCTTTTCCAATGCCGTGGGCAAGAAGTGCAATATGCAGGGCTGCGGTGCCGGAGTTCACCGCAACTGAATATTCGCAGCCCGTGTACCCGGAAAATGCAAGCTCAAATTCTTCTACTTTTGGTCCCTGTGCAATCATGCCTGAGCTCAGGACCTTCGTTACTGCATCAATCTCTTCCTTGCCCAGCAGGGGCTTGGCGATTGGGATCATTTTCGGACCTCATATTAATCTTAATAATTCTTTATAACTTCGATTTTGTTTTCCGATAGGCTTATATTTGGTTCAACTCTTTAAGATCTTCAGGTAGTTCCTGTATTCTGGCAGGCACACCGAGTGCCAGTTTCCATGGGGGCACGTCTTTTGTCACAAGAGCTCCTCCGGCAACCATTGCTCCTTCTCCGATTTCCACTCCAGGAAGCAGAGTTGCGTTAGCGCCAATAGATGCTCCTTTCCTCAAAACAGGCCCTTTAAGTTCGTACTTTTTACGTATGGGATATTTATCATTAGCAAGAACAGCACATGGCCCAATAAATACATTGTCTTCGATAACTACATTTGTTGGAATATAGACATTCCCCTGGATACTGACATTATTTCCTATTTTCACGTTTCCGTCTATGATAACGTTCGTTCCGATAAGTACATTGTCCCCGATTTGCGTATTTTCCCTTATCATTACGTTATGTCCGGTTTTGAAGTTTTTTCCGGTTTTTACGCTGGAGAAAATTGTAGAACCTGCTCTTATGATAGAGTTTGGACCTATATTGCAGCCCGGAAAATCGAAGTCCTCTATTTCCATATCCTTTTTGAGAATCTCCGTGAGGACTTTGTGCTCTGGATACCCCAGTATTACATTCTCCAGAACTACCGTATCTTTTCCGACTATAGAATTACCGTAAATCTTGGAAGAACCATGGATTTTGAATTGTTTTGAATTCATATTGTTACCCTTTTATATATACCTTTTAATTTATTCGAAAGGTTTAGGACGGAATCAAAACATCGTTAATAATTTTTACACCTTCAATTTATGTACTCAGTTACACACTTGTTTTCGTTCTCCGGATTATCTGACTATCTATTGTTCCAGATTATCCGGGACTATTTTAATTTCTCTATTCTCTCTACTCACTCCCTGCAGTTTTGTAACTATGTGAATTTTTGTTCGAATACACTGTATAATTATTTAACTGATTTGGTTTGTCTTCTACCTGCTATTTCTCCGTTTTTTCTTTGATAAAGTAATTTGATTTGCCGTAGCAATTCAACATAAATTTTCTTTCCAGGCTTAAACTGATCTAATACATGCTTTCCACTTTCGTGGAGAAACCGGTTACTTATGGTTTCAATGTTTAAAATCAATCTAAAGGTTATGGAATTGGTCTTCTTTGCTTTTTATCTTTTATAAGGTTAGCCTTTTTCCTTTCCTCTCGGGACAGGATTTTTGGTTTTTAATGGTCATGTGCTCTCTTTTTTATTTCTATTTCCTGTTATATGGCTTTAGTTCGGGAAATTAAATGGAGGAGAATTTTTATATAAGATTGCATATTTGTTCCTCTTATATATACATGAATTAACCAAAGGAGTTCTAGTTACGCTTACAAGTTTAATTCCATCAACTTCCGCTTCTTCGGATGTGTTCACAATTATGACCACACCCGGGGTCCCTGAAGGTGCATCAGTAGCTGTAGCAGTTTTGCTTTTACTCTTACTTTTCAGAGACTTTCTCCCTCTGTCAAAGCACTGGGGAGATTCTGTGCAAACTTCTTTAAACATGGGAATCCTTCCACTTCTGTTTTCCTTCGGCGCAATTATTCTTTACAAGCTTGTAGCTCTCTTCTAATATCTGGGGAACTCTTTTAAGTTTGAACTTAAAGCATCGAGAGAAAAAATATTTTAAAAAAGTTTATGAAAGTAATTTTTTCCTATCCAGTTACTAAAAATAAGTTTTCCTGCTTTCTTTTCTGCCTGCTCACTTTCATGCACTACCTTTCTCTCTTTTTCCCTTTCGCTTGCATTTCTTCTCTTCAAGCAGAATCTTACAGCAGGATACATACATGTCTGAAAAGGAAACGGATCTGGAAAATGTACACTTGTGAACTACCCCTCCCTGCTTTCTGATGAAAGCGAGGAAGTGGCTTCTTGCTTCATCCCTCGAACTACCGTTCGCAAGTCCACAAGCTCATCCCCTACGTTCCATAGGTGTCAGATAACTATAAGATTTTGATCTTGAAGAGAGAACTTTTTGATATTGATTGCAGCATTTATGTCTCTGTCATGCTTTGTTTTGCAATCAGGACACGTCCACTCTCTAACATCAAGAGTTAGATTGGAATTGTGATACCCACAAACATTGCATAATTTAGAAGATGGCTCAAATCTTCCTATTCGTAAAATGGTTTTTCCCAACCATTCAGCTTTATACTCTAATTTTGTTACAAAACTACTCAACGAAGCATCGGAAATAGACTGAGCCAGACAATGATTTTTTACCATACCTTTAACATTCAGAGTTTCCAGCGCAATAGCTTGGTTCTCGCTAATCAGTCTAAAAGAGAGTTGATGCTGGAAATTATTTCTCTGATTGCTAATAGTTTCATGGATTTTTGAAAGATGCTGTCTAGCCTTATTCCTATTCTTAGAGCCTTTAACTTTTCTCGATACTCTTTTTTGCAAACATTTCATTCTTTTTAGAGAATTTTTAAGGTATTTTGGATTTTCAACCTTTTCTCCATTTGATAGAACTGCAAAATCTTTGATGCCTGCATCAATA
The genomic region above belongs to Methanosarcina horonobensis HB-1 = JCM 15518 and contains:
- a CDS encoding acyltransferase, producing the protein MNSKQFKIHGSSKIYGNSIVGKDTVVLENVILGYPEHKVLTEILKKDMEIEDFDFPGCNIGPNSIIRAGSTIFSSVKTGKNFKTGHNVMIRENTQIGDNVLIGTNVIIDGNVKIGNNVSIQGNVYIPTNVVIEDNVFIGPCAVLANDKYPIRKKYELKGPVLRKGASIGANATLLPGVEIGEGAMVAGGALVTKDVPPWKLALGVPARIQELPEDLKELNQI
- the tnpB gene encoding IS200/IS605 family element RNA-guided endonuclease TnpB codes for the protein MLKAYKYRIYPSKKQKEMIQVHFGACRFVYNWALEQKIKTYEQTRKSISRFDLQHILVHEVKPSNEWLKEANSQALLASLVNVESAFTKFFREKSGFPKFKSKKNPVQSYQMPQHYAVDFEKQIIKLPKIGEVKTILHRRFEGKLKTATISRSSTGKYYISILVDNEKDIPEKQNFSESTTIGIDAGIKDFAVLSNGEKVENPKYLKNSLKRMKCLQKRVSRKVKGSKNRNKARQHLSKIHETISNQRNNFQHQLSFRLISENQAIALETLNVKGMVKNHCLAQSISDASLSSFVTKLEYKAEWLGKTILRIGRFEPSSKLCNVCGYHNSNLTLDVREWTCPDCKTKHDRDINAAINIKKFSLQDQNLIVI
- a CDS encoding DegT/DnrJ/EryC1/StrS family aminotransferase gives rise to the protein MIPIAKPLLGKEEIDAVTKVLSSGMIAQGPKVEEFELAFSGYTGCEYSVAVNSGTAALHIALLAHGIGKGDEVITSPFTFIATANSILYTGAKPVFVDIESDTYNIDPDRIQEKITSKTKAIMPVHLYGQSADMKAIMEIAEDRKLVVIEDACQSHGAEYLGKKVGSFGTGGFSFYPTKNMTTSEGGMITTSDREIAEKAKMIRAHGSKIRYLHEMLGFNLRMTDIAAAIGLVQLEKLDGFTAARQKNAAMLSAGLKGISGIVPVITKPGRTHVFHQYTIRAEKRDELADFLKEKGIGTGVHYPVPIHKQPYYKELGYRDSLPVSEKAAEEVLSLPVHPALSEDDVQKIIREVKEFCAKA